One window from the genome of Natrialba magadii ATCC 43099 encodes:
- a CDS encoding helix-turn-helix transcriptional regulator, with translation MAPLPSIQVGDGPHAPVVGTEPAIDPVLSATVDAYTVEATIPLPGLGETAGGSSYWLLTIRDASIWEVSLIAILFLMITALVGVRVVQALSVDDLGALARHTGTGTGTGTGTGTGTGSGSGSNTGSDTGTGSPEPQHPAGADSARAHSTAADPNAPAGAGSDANQPRSYEHLVSADTPPELLSDEGRVVRLLVKHGGQIRQHQIADETGWSKSKVSRILSSMYDDGTIEKTSVGRENVISLPDRPFDEDPSTTDNANNPVP, from the coding sequence ATGGCACCATTACCCAGTATTCAGGTTGGCGACGGACCGCATGCACCGGTCGTGGGCACCGAGCCCGCCATCGATCCGGTCCTGTCCGCCACAGTCGACGCGTACACGGTCGAAGCGACGATACCCCTTCCAGGATTGGGCGAAACGGCAGGTGGATCGTCGTACTGGCTGTTGACGATCCGTGATGCGTCGATCTGGGAGGTGTCACTCATCGCGATTCTGTTCCTGATGATCACCGCACTGGTCGGCGTCCGTGTCGTGCAGGCACTCTCCGTGGACGACCTCGGAGCACTCGCGCGACATACCGGTACAGGCACTGGCACTGGCACTGGCACTGGTACTGGTACTGGTTCCGGATCCGGCTCCAACACCGGCTCCGACACCGGAACCGGCTCACCAGAACCCCAGCATCCCGCTGGCGCTGACTCCGCACGCGCACACTCGACCGCTGCGGATCCGAACGCTCCGGCCGGCGCCGGTTCCGACGCCAACCAGCCACGCTCCTACGAACACCTCGTCTCCGCTGACACACCACCAGAGCTACTCAGCGACGAAGGGCGCGTCGTCCGACTGCTCGTGAAACACGGCGGCCAGATCCGGCAACACCAGATCGCCGACGAAACGGGCTGGTCGAAATCGAAAGTCAGCCGCATCCTCTCGAGTATGTACGACGACGGCACGATCGAGAAGACCTCTGTTGGACGAGAGAACGTGATCTCGCTTCCGGATCGGCCATTCGACGAAGACCCGTCGACCACTGATAACGCGAACAATCCGGTTCCGTAG